A DNA window from Loxodonta africana isolate mLoxAfr1 chromosome 7, mLoxAfr1.hap2, whole genome shotgun sequence contains the following coding sequences:
- the LMO2 gene encoding rhombotin-2 isoform X2: MSSAIERKSLDPSEEPVDEVLQIPPSLLTCGGCQQNIGDRYFLKAIDQYWHEDCLSCDLCGCRLGEVGRRLYYKLGRKLCRRDYLRLFGQDGLCASCDKRIRAYEMTMRVKDKVYHLECFKCAACQKHFCVGDRYLLINSDIVCEQDIYEWTKINGMI; the protein is encoded by the exons ATGTCCTCGGCCATCGAGAGGAAGAGCCTGGACCCGTCTGA GGAGCCAGTGGACGAAGTGCTGCAGATCCCCCCATCCCTGCTGACATGCGGCGGCTGCCAGCAGAACATTGGGGACCGCTACTTCCTGAAGGCCATCGACCAGTACTGGCACGAGGACTGCCTTAGCTGTGACCTCTGTGGGTGCCGGCTGGGCGAGGTGGGGCGGCGCCTCTACTACAAGCTGGGCCGGAAGCTCTGCCGCAGAGACTATCTCAG aCTTTTTGGTCAAGATGGTCTCTGTGCCTCCTGTGACAAGCGGATCCGTGCCTATGAGATGACAATGCGGGTGAAAGACAAAGTGTACCACCTGGAATGTTTCAAATGTGCTGCCTGTCAGAAGCATTTCTGTGTGGGCGACAGATACCTCCTCATCAACTCCGACATAGTGTGTGAACAGGACATCTATGAGTGGACTAAGATCAATGGGATGATATAG
- the LMO2 gene encoding rhombotin-2 isoform X1 has protein sequence MLREKILPPADGEETWTSVVPPSGISYPWHAQTYPARAVPACTARVAYLERGRSPQPAASRAALSQASRRPASVDLGPRTPDRRESHSESWRFWSAVTVLERGGASSPPERRSKRRRRSGGGGGGGSGVRAPEGVRVPVAGQPRATKGVPPPPGTPPPSPMSSAIERKSLDPSEEPVDEVLQIPPSLLTCGGCQQNIGDRYFLKAIDQYWHEDCLSCDLCGCRLGEVGRRLYYKLGRKLCRRDYLRLFGQDGLCASCDKRIRAYEMTMRVKDKVYHLECFKCAACQKHFCVGDRYLLINSDIVCEQDIYEWTKINGMI, from the exons ATGCTGAGGGAGAAAATTCTACCGCCGGCAGATGGAGAGGAGACCTGGACCAGCGTAGTCCCTCCCTCCGGGATTAGCTACCCCTGGCACGCTCAGACGTACCCAGCCCGTGCGGTCCCTGCTTGCACAGCTCGAGTTGCATATCTGGAGCGTGGACGCAGTCCCCAGCCGGCAGCCAGCAGAGCCGCACTGTCCCAGGCATCCCGGCGCCCGGCGTCAGTGGACCTGGGACCTCGAACCCCCGACAGGCGCGAAAGCCACTCCGAAAGCTGGCGTTTCT GGAGCGCGGTGACTGTCCTTGAGCGCGGAGGGGCGAGCTCGCCTCCGGAGCGCCGGAGCAAGAGAAGGCGCaggagcggcggcggcggcggcggcggcagcggcgtcCGAGCACCCGAGGGGGTCCGAGTCCCGGTAGCCGGCCAGCCCCGCGCCACAAAGGGAGTGCCCCCGCCACCCGGCACGCCGCCTCCCTCCCCAATGTCCTCGGCCATCGAGAGGAAGAGCCTGGACCCGTCTGA GGAGCCAGTGGACGAAGTGCTGCAGATCCCCCCATCCCTGCTGACATGCGGCGGCTGCCAGCAGAACATTGGGGACCGCTACTTCCTGAAGGCCATCGACCAGTACTGGCACGAGGACTGCCTTAGCTGTGACCTCTGTGGGTGCCGGCTGGGCGAGGTGGGGCGGCGCCTCTACTACAAGCTGGGCCGGAAGCTCTGCCGCAGAGACTATCTCAG aCTTTTTGGTCAAGATGGTCTCTGTGCCTCCTGTGACAAGCGGATCCGTGCCTATGAGATGACAATGCGGGTGAAAGACAAAGTGTACCACCTGGAATGTTTCAAATGTGCTGCCTGTCAGAAGCATTTCTGTGTGGGCGACAGATACCTCCTCATCAACTCCGACATAGTGTGTGAACAGGACATCTATGAGTGGACTAAGATCAATGGGATGATATAG